Proteins co-encoded in one Schaalia radingae genomic window:
- a CDS encoding ubiquitin-like protein Pup, with protein MVQSHTHSPHSDPLDEDDAQAGQVQANTDSLDDLLDDIDTVLEENAQSFVQGFVQKGGQ; from the coding sequence ATGGTTCAGTCACACACACATTCACCTCACTCAGACCCGCTCGACGAGGACGACGCCCAGGCCGGGCAGGTTCAGGCGAACACCGATTCCCTCGATGACCTGCTGGATGACATCGACACCGTTCTGGAAGAAAACGCGCAAAGCTTCGTTCAGGGCTTCGTGCAGAAGGGCGGCCAATAA
- the trpC gene encoding indole-3-glycerol phosphate synthase TrpC, whose amino-acid sequence MATVLDGIIAGVLEDLREREARVPMDDIKKRAQRCADAKNAVSALRSSGAVSLIAEVKRSSPSKGALAHIDDPAALAHIYEANGAAAISVLTEQRRFSGSLSDLDSVRAAVDIPVLRKDFIVTPYQVHEARAHGADIVLLIVAALEQPALVSLLERTESLGMTALVEAHSRLEVLRALDAGARVIGVNARDLTTLDVDPTVVEQVIDVIPPDVIAVAESGVRDRHDVIQYANWGADAVLVGEALVTSGDPATAVSDIVSAGQHPALLTDRKARVRMARNESSDE is encoded by the coding sequence ATGGCAACAGTCCTCGATGGGATCATCGCGGGAGTGCTGGAAGATCTGCGTGAGCGGGAAGCACGCGTGCCGATGGATGACATCAAGAAGCGTGCGCAACGCTGCGCCGACGCGAAAAACGCGGTGTCAGCACTGCGCAGCAGTGGTGCCGTCTCGCTGATTGCGGAGGTCAAGCGGTCCTCGCCCTCGAAGGGCGCGCTGGCGCATATCGACGATCCGGCAGCACTGGCCCACATCTACGAGGCGAACGGTGCGGCTGCAATCTCGGTGCTTACTGAACAGCGTCGCTTCTCGGGGTCACTGTCCGATCTTGACTCAGTGCGCGCAGCAGTCGATATCCCTGTGCTGCGCAAGGATTTTATTGTCACCCCGTATCAGGTCCATGAAGCGCGCGCTCACGGCGCTGACATTGTGCTGCTGATTGTTGCCGCACTTGAACAGCCGGCGTTGGTGTCGCTGCTGGAACGAACGGAATCACTGGGAATGACGGCGCTGGTCGAGGCGCATTCGCGCCTGGAAGTGCTGCGGGCGCTCGATGCCGGAGCGCGCGTCATTGGCGTGAACGCACGCGACCTGACCACCCTGGATGTCGATCCAACTGTTGTCGAGCAGGTGATCGATGTCATCCCGCCCGACGTGATCGCTGTAGCCGAATCCGGTGTGCGCGATCGCCACGACGTCATCCAGTACGCCAACTGGGGCGCTGATGCTGTGCTGGTCGGAGAAGCACTGGTAACGTCCGGTGATCCAGCGACCGCCGTCAGCGATATCGTCAGCGCCGGCCAACATCCGGCACTGCTCACCGATAGAAAAGCTCGCGTGCGCATGGCACGCAATGAATCATCTGACGAGTAA
- a CDS encoding FKBP-type peptidyl-prolyl cis-trans isomerase, with product MTLSSRRTVATVTVLVVVVLIMVGWWTLGRRSSPDVVQSADDTQSVGNQVEVFGNHGAIPTVSIHGTLTVTAPFVRTIIEGQGREITEGSPVIAAITPFDGDTGEVITADGQPAIFTERATSDELDATLVQALIGSREGTRLLFVRPLTPASDKDGETLAGTTPAQPRIEIDVVDVISSTATGTPIDPEPTQPFSVEFAEDGFKVTHTGEAPSQIVIAPHIKGDGPQVGPDDRVLVQYVIAGWNNPDKRRSTWNDGMPERLDMATIMPGLQQGLVDQRVGSRLAITIPPDLAEGDDTLCVLVDILATYPPSSSTS from the coding sequence ATGACACTGTCTTCGCGCAGAACGGTTGCCACAGTGACTGTGCTGGTGGTCGTCGTCCTCATCATGGTCGGGTGGTGGACCCTGGGGCGCCGCAGCTCACCTGACGTGGTGCAAAGCGCTGATGACACACAGTCAGTGGGCAATCAGGTTGAAGTATTCGGTAACCACGGCGCCATACCGACTGTGTCCATTCACGGTACCTTGACGGTGACGGCACCTTTCGTGAGAACGATTATCGAGGGGCAAGGACGGGAAATTACCGAGGGGTCGCCCGTGATCGCCGCGATCACACCGTTTGACGGAGACACGGGGGAAGTCATCACGGCCGACGGGCAGCCCGCGATCTTTACGGAGCGTGCAACGAGTGACGAACTGGATGCCACGCTGGTTCAGGCCCTGATCGGGTCTCGCGAAGGGACGCGCCTCCTGTTCGTCAGACCACTGACACCGGCGTCGGATAAGGACGGGGAGACACTTGCCGGAACGACCCCTGCGCAGCCACGCATTGAAATTGACGTCGTCGATGTGATCTCCTCGACTGCTACTGGCACACCGATTGATCCCGAACCAACCCAGCCATTCAGCGTCGAATTCGCAGAAGATGGTTTCAAGGTCACTCACACGGGGGAGGCCCCCAGCCAGATCGTCATCGCCCCACATATCAAAGGTGACGGTCCTCAGGTCGGGCCCGATGACCGGGTCCTGGTGCAATACGTGATTGCGGGGTGGAACAATCCGGACAAGCGTCGATCAACGTGGAACGACGGAATGCCGGAACGGTTGGACATGGCGACCATCATGCCGGGCCTGCAGCAGGGGCTGGTCGATCAAAGAGTCGGCTCACGCCTGGCGATCACCATTCCTCCTGATCTGGCCGAAGGTGACGACACGCTGTGCGTCCTGGTCGATATCCTTGCCACCTACCCGCCGTCGTCATCCACTTCCTGA
- the dop gene encoding depupylase/deamidase Dop has product MSVHRIMGTETEFGVYQPGNPWANAVALSTQAIAAGGQLSREDDPVGWDYTGEDPLNDLRGMRLSRAAADPSLLTDDPYHLAPSGGVEALERPSDSERALPTPTVAVLTNGARLYVDHAHPEYSAPETSSPREAVLWDRAGDEIARRIMAHIDASSEEPLVLVKNNTDGKGAAYGTHENYQVERSADLDDLIRGLIPFMVTRPVTCGSGRVGLGQKSQAPGFQLSQRADFVENEVGLETTFNRPIINTRDEPHANPARFRRLHVIGGDASLFDISAYLKMGTTSIVLWAIEQGTSMQWDGLSIDDPVQETWNVSHDPTLSHKVPIAAGRTLNAVDIQQIYLDLVLETLDETGQNPDEDTRDLLDTWQRVLDGLRTDMFSVATDVEWVAKYQLFDRQRERLNTDWADPRLAAMDLQWADLREERSLVNRLDRAGRVRRLFTPDDVIRAADTPPQSTRARVRGHAVASMPNVVRASWTSVVVDDPEHNRLVRISLPDASDTTTDICDLV; this is encoded by the coding sequence ATGAGCGTCCACCGCATCATGGGCACCGAAACAGAATTCGGTGTCTATCAGCCAGGCAACCCGTGGGCAAATGCGGTCGCACTGTCCACGCAGGCAATCGCTGCAGGCGGACAGCTGTCACGCGAGGACGACCCTGTTGGATGGGATTACACGGGTGAGGACCCGCTCAATGATCTGCGCGGTATGCGCCTGTCCCGTGCCGCAGCCGACCCGTCACTGTTGACCGATGATCCCTACCACCTGGCACCGTCAGGGGGCGTGGAAGCGTTGGAACGCCCCAGTGACAGTGAGCGCGCACTGCCAACCCCGACGGTGGCGGTGCTGACCAACGGTGCGCGCCTGTACGTCGACCACGCACATCCGGAGTATTCCGCACCTGAAACCTCGTCACCGCGCGAAGCAGTGCTGTGGGACAGGGCCGGTGATGAGATTGCGCGCCGAATCATGGCACATATCGATGCCAGCTCGGAGGAGCCGCTCGTCCTGGTCAAGAACAATACCGACGGTAAAGGTGCGGCCTACGGTACTCATGAGAACTACCAGGTGGAGCGTTCAGCTGATCTGGATGACCTGATCCGCGGCCTCATCCCATTCATGGTGACGCGCCCCGTCACCTGTGGTTCGGGTCGGGTCGGGCTGGGTCAAAAGTCACAGGCTCCCGGCTTCCAGCTCTCGCAGCGCGCTGACTTCGTGGAAAACGAGGTCGGCCTGGAAACCACTTTCAATCGCCCGATCATCAATACGCGCGACGAACCTCATGCCAATCCCGCACGGTTCCGTCGCCTGCATGTCATCGGAGGCGATGCCAGCCTCTTCGACATCTCGGCCTACCTCAAGATGGGGACGACCTCGATTGTCCTGTGGGCCATTGAACAGGGCACGTCGATGCAGTGGGATGGACTGAGCATTGACGACCCGGTGCAGGAAACATGGAACGTCAGTCACGACCCGACGCTGAGCCACAAAGTTCCGATCGCTGCCGGACGCACACTGAATGCCGTTGATATTCAGCAGATCTACCTGGATCTGGTGCTCGAAACACTCGACGAGACTGGCCAGAATCCGGATGAGGACACACGCGACCTGCTTGACACCTGGCAGCGAGTCCTGGACGGTCTGCGCACCGACATGTTCTCGGTGGCCACCGACGTTGAATGGGTGGCAAAATACCAGCTTTTCGATCGCCAGCGTGAGCGGCTGAACACCGACTGGGCCGACCCACGTCTGGCGGCAATGGATCTGCAATGGGCGGACCTGCGAGAAGAACGCTCCCTGGTGAACCGCCTCGACCGTGCGGGACGAGTCCGCAGACTCTTCACACCTGACGACGTGATCCGTGCGGCCGATACGCCGCCGCAGTCAACCCGCGCCAGAGTACGCGGACACGCTGTTGCCTCGATGCCGAACGTCGTTCGGGCATCATGGACATCAGTGGTAGTCGACGACCCCGAACACAACCGCCTGGTCCGCATCTCACTGCCTGACGCATCTGATACCACAACCGACATCTGTGACCTTGTCTAA
- the arc gene encoding proteasome ATPase: MSTSADQQTVDALRRSVASLEEKNERLSRALSTARGQLVQLNEKIHRSQQPPHTFVSVLAVDTAARQIDAMVGTKRMRLTVDSSVDLSTVAVGQLVRLNENMVVVGVDHFERTGTLTSVLEVLGADRVLVSLEGGAEQVLTLAGPLRHGSVRAGDSVMANLRAGQAIERVTRSDVEQLLTPQVPDVTYDDIGGLDQQLASVRDSIEMPLRHPQLYRDYGLRPPKGILLYGPPGSGKTLIAKAVANALSQTESGVRGHFLSIKGPELLNKFVGETERQIRAIFSRARALAATGIPVVVFFDEMEALFRTRGAGISSDVETMIVPQLLAEMDGVEALDNVIIIGASNRADMIDPAVLRPGRLDVRIRIDRPDRTGARDIFTKYLTTHVPIAASEISRYGSHEEALNQMIDAAVERLYARDQSTALFHATLTSGAQTTLYLSDIVSGALIASSVERAKKHAIRATLGGSEQGLSQEHVLRGVEEEMRESMELAATSSPVDWARTVGVRDDIQSVTPIQGDPQ; the protein is encoded by the coding sequence GTGAGCACGTCTGCCGACCAACAGACCGTTGACGCGTTGCGGCGATCTGTCGCTTCTTTGGAAGAGAAGAACGAACGCCTCTCACGTGCCCTGTCGACGGCCCGCGGACAGCTTGTCCAACTCAACGAGAAAATCCACCGCTCTCAGCAGCCTCCACACACATTCGTCTCAGTTCTCGCGGTCGATACCGCCGCGCGTCAGATCGATGCGATGGTGGGCACCAAACGCATGCGCCTGACCGTTGACTCCAGTGTTGACCTGTCAACGGTGGCCGTCGGACAGCTGGTACGCCTCAACGAGAACATGGTCGTGGTGGGTGTGGACCACTTCGAGCGCACCGGGACACTGACATCGGTGCTGGAAGTACTGGGCGCCGATCGCGTACTGGTGTCCCTGGAAGGCGGCGCGGAACAGGTTCTGACGCTGGCCGGACCACTGCGGCATGGAAGCGTACGGGCAGGCGATTCCGTCATGGCGAATCTGCGCGCCGGTCAGGCCATCGAACGCGTCACCCGCTCGGATGTCGAGCAGCTGCTCACCCCGCAGGTCCCGGACGTCACCTACGACGACATCGGCGGACTGGATCAGCAGCTGGCCAGTGTGCGTGACTCGATCGAGATGCCGCTGCGTCACCCGCAGCTCTACCGCGATTACGGCTTGCGCCCGCCCAAAGGCATCCTGCTGTACGGGCCGCCAGGTTCGGGTAAAACACTCATTGCCAAAGCAGTGGCAAACGCCTTGTCGCAGACCGAATCAGGCGTGCGCGGCCACTTCCTGTCTATCAAGGGCCCCGAACTGCTCAACAAATTCGTAGGGGAGACAGAGCGCCAGATTCGGGCAATTTTCTCCCGTGCTCGTGCACTGGCGGCAACCGGGATCCCTGTTGTCGTGTTCTTCGATGAGATGGAAGCTCTGTTCCGCACGCGCGGCGCAGGTATCTCCTCTGACGTGGAAACCATGATTGTCCCGCAGCTTCTGGCTGAAATGGACGGAGTGGAAGCCCTCGACAATGTCATCATCATTGGCGCATCCAACCGAGCCGACATGATCGACCCTGCTGTACTGCGGCCCGGACGCCTCGACGTGCGTATACGCATCGACCGACCCGACCGGACGGGCGCGCGCGACATCTTCACGAAGTATCTGACCACGCACGTCCCGATTGCAGCGAGCGAGATTTCCCGCTATGGGAGCCACGAGGAGGCCCTCAATCAGATGATCGACGCCGCCGTGGAGCGTCTGTATGCACGCGATCAGTCCACTGCACTGTTCCACGCGACGCTGACCTCAGGCGCGCAGACGACGCTGTACCTGAGTGACATCGTTTCAGGCGCATTGATCGCCTCGAGCGTGGAGCGAGCCAAGAAACACGCTATCCGCGCCACGCTTGGCGGGAGCGAGCAGGGGCTGAGCCAGGAACACGTGCTGCGCGGCGTGGAAGAAGAGATGCGCGAATCAATGGAGCTGGCTGCTACGTCTTCGCCAGTGGACTGGGCACGCACCGTGGGAGTGCGTGATGATATTCAATCCGTGACCCCCATTCAAGGAGATCCACAATGA
- the hisI gene encoding phosphoribosyl-AMP cyclohydrolase — translation MKRSAENLDPRIAQRLKRNEQGLVAVIVQQYDTDEVLMLAWMDDEALRRTLESRRATYWSRSRQEYWRKGDTSGHVQHVKSIQIDCDGDALLMKVDQIGAACHTGTHSCFEAGGTIQ, via the coding sequence GTGAAACGGTCGGCTGAGAACCTCGACCCGCGCATCGCGCAGCGACTGAAGCGAAATGAGCAAGGTCTCGTGGCAGTCATCGTCCAGCAATACGACACTGACGAAGTTCTGATGCTGGCATGGATGGACGACGAAGCACTGCGACGCACACTGGAAAGCAGGCGTGCGACCTACTGGTCACGTTCCCGTCAGGAGTACTGGCGCAAAGGCGACACGTCAGGACACGTGCAGCACGTCAAGAGCATTCAGATTGACTGCGACGGGGATGCCCTGTTGATGAAAGTCGATCAGATCGGTGCTGCGTGCCATACGGGGACACATTCATGTTTTGAAGCGGGGGGAACAATTCAATGA
- a CDS encoding chorismate-binding protein, translating to MTRHATDLPLGQIWPSREEFHELAANRRLIPVARKVLAPDITPVGLYRHLCGSKPGTYLFESAEHDGRWGRWSFIGVDSASSVITRDGVTSWQEVCPGGAMETGSFREVMHSALEVLRADPIEGLPPLTGAFVGSIGWAMAREWEPSITMSAPREMDVPDASLILARDVAAIDHSDGSLWLVSNAWNMDGTDERVDWAYDEACRRVGDMCHRLESSMNPAVWVSVSPSSDDLAIQHRTPQDDFEQSVRDAKEAIGRGDAFQIVLSQRMDVSTQADALDVYSVLRTLNPSPYLYLLRLPDGVGGDFDVVGSSPETLVRTQGQRVWTYPIAGSRPRGANGSEDHDLAVDLLKDPKELAEHAMLVDLARNDLSRVCRPESVEVSTLMEIKRYSHIQHISSTVTGIVNEGVDALDCLVATFPAGTLSGAPKTRAIQLIDELEPCARGVYGGVVGYFDLGGDTDFAIAIRTACLKDGRASVQAGAGIVADSVEHTEYVETHNKAAAALASVLTAAKLTGDLD from the coding sequence ATGACACGTCACGCCACTGACCTGCCTCTGGGACAGATATGGCCATCGCGCGAAGAGTTCCATGAGCTGGCGGCCAACCGACGGCTCATTCCCGTGGCACGGAAAGTCCTGGCGCCCGATATTACACCGGTGGGCCTGTACCGCCACCTGTGCGGCTCGAAGCCGGGGACGTACCTGTTTGAATCAGCCGAACACGACGGCAGGTGGGGACGCTGGTCATTCATTGGAGTGGATTCCGCCTCGTCAGTGATCACCCGTGATGGCGTCACGTCCTGGCAGGAGGTGTGCCCGGGGGGCGCAATGGAGACCGGATCATTTCGCGAGGTGATGCACTCGGCTCTCGAGGTGCTGCGAGCTGATCCCATCGAAGGTCTGCCACCCTTGACGGGCGCTTTTGTCGGCTCGATTGGCTGGGCAATGGCCCGCGAATGGGAGCCGAGCATCACGATGTCGGCTCCGCGCGAGATGGACGTACCGGATGCATCGCTCATTTTGGCGCGCGACGTGGCTGCTATCGATCACAGTGACGGCTCACTGTGGCTGGTGTCGAATGCGTGGAACATGGACGGTACCGATGAACGAGTCGACTGGGCGTATGACGAAGCGTGCCGTCGAGTGGGCGACATGTGTCATCGCCTGGAATCCAGCATGAATCCAGCTGTATGGGTCAGTGTGTCGCCCTCGTCGGATGATCTGGCGATCCAGCACCGCACACCGCAGGACGATTTTGAACAATCCGTCAGGGATGCGAAAGAGGCGATCGGGCGAGGCGACGCTTTCCAGATTGTGCTGTCGCAACGCATGGATGTGTCCACCCAGGCGGATGCGCTGGACGTGTACTCGGTGCTGCGCACCCTCAATCCTTCGCCGTATCTGTACCTGCTGCGCCTGCCCGATGGCGTGGGCGGTGACTTCGACGTGGTGGGTTCCTCGCCTGAAACACTGGTGCGTACGCAGGGACAGCGCGTGTGGACCTATCCGATTGCCGGGTCACGCCCACGCGGAGCGAACGGGAGCGAGGACCACGACCTGGCCGTAGACCTGCTGAAGGATCCGAAGGAGCTGGCCGAACACGCCATGCTGGTGGACCTGGCGCGCAACGACCTGTCGAGAGTCTGCAGGCCTGAATCGGTGGAAGTGTCTACGCTGATGGAAATCAAGCGCTACTCCCATATTCAACACATTTCCTCCACCGTTACGGGCATCGTGAACGAGGGGGTGGACGCGCTGGATTGTCTGGTGGCAACGTTCCCTGCCGGAACACTGTCAGGTGCGCCCAAGACGCGCGCCATTCAACTGATCGACGAGCTCGAACCGTGTGCGCGCGGCGTGTACGGGGGAGTGGTCGGCTATTTTGACCTGGGCGGCGACACAGATTTTGCGATCGCGATCCGCACAGCATGCCTGAAAGACGGCCGCGCCAGCGTGCAGGCGGGAGCTGGAATTGTGGCTGATTCGGTTGAACACACGGAGTATGTGGAGACCCATAATAAAGCGGCCGCGGCACTGGCATCCGTACTGACCGCAGCGAAGCTGACGGGGGACCTGGACTGA
- the pafA gene encoding Pup--protein ligase yields MRRRVVGIETEYGLTAASITSAPSPVDADQAARYLFAPLIDQGRSSNLFLRNGGRLYLDVGSHPEYATAECDLLEDLLAQNRAGDLLLADLASRADEQLQSEGVPARLHLFRNNVDSHGNSYGCHENYLLHRRRDFREVADALVAFFITRQIVVGAGHIRTISGRSTYVFSQRADQMWDAVSAATTRSRPIINTRDEPLADSGSYRRMHVIVGDTNVSEPTTALKVGATELLLSAVEDGVKLADLALADPMSAIRSINADLTGQAPIPLASGTSMSPVAIQREIRRRILDHTDTSALDPMHTYVLDLWKGGLDAIESGDWSGVETELDVAIKRRLLRQYCERRSVPLSDTRVARLELSYHDITATGLRDRMEGGGLMRRLIAADQVSGAVTTPPATTRASLRGRIIGAAQDARRDLSVDWVHVRLGDISATPLTLNDPLSNEDARVDALIEHINQSAPDLPA; encoded by the coding sequence GTGAGGCGCCGAGTCGTCGGAATCGAAACGGAATACGGGCTGACCGCAGCTTCCATTACCTCCGCGCCCTCACCAGTGGATGCGGATCAGGCGGCGCGGTACCTGTTCGCCCCGCTCATTGACCAGGGACGTTCCTCGAACCTGTTCCTGCGCAACGGAGGGCGCCTGTACCTCGACGTCGGCTCACATCCCGAATATGCGACAGCCGAATGCGACCTGCTGGAGGACCTCCTGGCCCAAAATCGTGCAGGTGACCTTCTACTGGCTGACCTCGCCTCTCGCGCAGACGAGCAGCTCCAGTCCGAGGGTGTCCCAGCCCGACTCCACCTGTTTCGTAACAACGTGGACTCCCACGGAAACTCCTACGGCTGCCACGAGAACTATCTGCTGCACCGCCGACGTGACTTCAGAGAAGTCGCGGACGCCCTCGTCGCATTCTTCATCACCCGACAAATCGTCGTCGGAGCTGGACATATCCGCACCATTTCAGGACGCAGCACGTACGTCTTTTCCCAACGTGCAGACCAGATGTGGGACGCAGTTTCGGCAGCAACCACTCGTTCGCGCCCAATCATCAACACGCGCGACGAACCACTGGCAGATTCAGGCTCCTACCGGCGCATGCATGTGATCGTGGGGGATACGAACGTGTCCGAGCCGACAACCGCCCTGAAGGTCGGGGCAACCGAGCTGCTGTTGAGCGCGGTCGAAGATGGTGTGAAGCTGGCAGACCTGGCGCTGGCCGATCCCATGTCGGCTATTCGCTCCATCAACGCGGACCTGACGGGACAGGCACCTATCCCATTGGCCTCGGGAACATCCATGTCACCTGTGGCAATCCAGCGGGAAATCCGGCGCCGGATCCTCGACCACACGGACACCAGCGCCCTCGATCCCATGCACACCTACGTTCTGGACCTGTGGAAGGGTGGACTGGATGCGATCGAATCAGGAGACTGGTCCGGCGTCGAGACCGAACTGGATGTGGCGATTAAGCGCCGACTGCTGCGCCAGTACTGTGAACGCCGCTCAGTGCCGCTGTCCGACACGCGCGTGGCGCGCCTGGAGCTCAGCTACCACGACATCACGGCGACAGGCCTGCGTGACCGCATGGAAGGCGGCGGATTGATGCGCCGGCTGATCGCAGCCGACCAGGTGTCAGGCGCAGTCACCACGCCTCCTGCCACAACGAGGGCGTCCCTGCGCGGCCGGATCATCGGTGCAGCACAGGACGCGCGCCGGGATCTGTCGGTCGACTGGGTGCACGTGCGGCTCGGAGATATTTCAGCCACCCCACTGACGCTCAATGACCCGCTCTCGAACGAGGATGCGCGAGTGGATGCGCTGATCGAGCACATTAACCAGTCGGCGCCTGACTTGCCGGCGTGA
- a CDS encoding tRNA (adenine-N1)-methyltransferase, translated as MSTHSELGQENRRGPLREGDRVQVRDPKGRFHTITLVAGGRFQTNRGWLDHDAVIGQPDGQVITTPEGRSFQVLRPLQSDYVMSMPRGATVIYPKDTGTIIHMGDIFPGARVVEAGVGSGALTLALLNAVGEHGHLHSVERREDFADIARANVDLWFGSHHPAWTLEVGEVADVLNRCEAHSVDRIVFDMLAPWENLQAVEHALNYGGVLTCYVATVTQMSRLVEDIRACERFTEPLAWETMQREWHLEGLAVRPEHRMVAHTGFLVTTRLLAPHTRPQTAQRRPAPAAEGQSGMWDDEDGWTPSSIGQRVPSDKKVRRVRRDATARSEHWVGETLQTTVRKDLEESH; from the coding sequence ATGAGTACTCATAGTGAACTAGGTCAGGAAAACCGGCGCGGGCCACTGCGCGAAGGCGATCGGGTGCAGGTACGCGACCCGAAGGGACGATTCCACACCATCACGCTGGTGGCGGGCGGACGCTTCCAAACCAATCGCGGATGGCTCGATCACGACGCCGTGATCGGTCAGCCGGACGGCCAGGTGATCACCACGCCTGAAGGACGCTCATTCCAGGTGCTGCGACCCCTGCAAAGCGACTACGTCATGTCGATGCCGCGCGGCGCAACGGTGATCTACCCCAAAGACACCGGCACCATCATTCATATGGGGGACATTTTCCCCGGCGCACGCGTAGTGGAAGCAGGTGTGGGATCAGGTGCATTGACACTGGCACTGCTCAACGCGGTAGGCGAACACGGCCACCTCCACTCAGTGGAACGCCGCGAAGACTTTGCGGACATTGCGCGCGCCAATGTGGATCTCTGGTTCGGCTCTCACCACCCCGCGTGGACCCTGGAAGTAGGCGAGGTGGCTGATGTGCTCAATCGATGCGAGGCGCATAGCGTGGATCGCATCGTCTTCGACATGCTGGCCCCGTGGGAGAACCTTCAAGCCGTGGAACACGCATTGAACTACGGAGGAGTATTGACGTGCTACGTCGCCACAGTGACCCAGATGTCCCGTCTGGTCGAAGATATCCGCGCATGCGAACGATTCACAGAGCCACTGGCGTGGGAAACGATGCAGCGCGAGTGGCATCTCGAAGGGCTGGCCGTGCGTCCCGAACACCGCATGGTGGCCCATACCGGCTTTCTGGTCACCACGCGTCTGTTGGCACCGCACACCCGTCCGCAAACCGCCCAACGCCGCCCCGCTCCGGCTGCTGAAGGACAGAGCGGAATGTGGGACGACGAGGATGGGTGGACACCCTCGTCAATCGGGCAGCGAGTGCCCAGCGACAAGAAAGTACGGCGAGTGCGTCGTGACGCAACTGCGCGCAGCGAACATTGGGTGGGAGAAACATTACAGACCACGGTTCGGAAGGATCTGGAGGAATCCCACTGA
- the hisF gene encoding imidazole glycerol phosphate synthase subunit HisF, with translation MSVTCRIIPCLDVNAGRVVKGVNFTDLKDAGDPVERARHYSDEGADEITLLDVSASTEQRSTMLDVVSAAASQIFVPLTVGGGVRSVDDVSRLLDCGADKVSVNTAAIADPSLIERVASRYGDQIIVLSLDARRTPEGVSTTSGFEVTTHGGTRSSGIDAVEWANRVAELGAGEILLNSMDADGVQGGFDLEMLGAIRSTVSIPLIASGGAGTTDDFVQAAQAGADAVLAASVFHFGTLTITQVKDAMARAGIAVRL, from the coding sequence ATGTCAGTGACCTGCCGAATCATTCCATGCCTGGACGTCAACGCCGGACGCGTCGTTAAAGGTGTCAACTTCACAGATTTGAAAGATGCGGGCGATCCTGTTGAACGTGCCCGTCACTACAGCGACGAGGGCGCTGATGAAATCACTTTGCTCGACGTATCCGCCTCGACCGAGCAGCGCTCGACAATGCTCGATGTCGTCTCTGCCGCTGCGAGCCAGATTTTTGTGCCGCTCACTGTCGGTGGCGGTGTACGCAGTGTGGACGACGTGTCACGCCTTCTGGACTGCGGAGCCGACAAAGTATCAGTCAATACGGCGGCGATCGCTGACCCGAGCCTGATCGAACGGGTCGCCTCACGCTATGGCGACCAGATCATCGTGCTGTCCCTGGACGCACGGCGCACGCCCGAGGGTGTCTCAACGACCTCCGGATTCGAAGTCACGACACACGGTGGAACGCGCTCATCCGGCATCGACGCGGTCGAGTGGGCAAACCGGGTCGCTGAACTGGGAGCAGGCGAAATCCTGTTGAACTCGATGGACGCAGACGGGGTTCAGGGCGGATTCGACCTGGAAATGCTCGGCGCGATTCGATCCACAGTGTCCATTCCTCTGATCGCTTCGGGCGGGGCCGGCACAACTGACGATTTCGTTCAGGCAGCTCAGGCAGGTGCGGACGCAGTTCTGGCTGCCTCAGTGTTCCACTTCGGTACCTTGACGATCACGCAGGTCAAGGATGCGATGGCGCGTGCCGGAATCGCGGTGCGACTGTGA